The proteins below come from a single Podarcis muralis chromosome 8, rPodMur119.hap1.1, whole genome shotgun sequence genomic window:
- the RNF182 gene encoding E3 ubiquitin-protein ligase RNF182 — MTSLLPEDTVESQGSDELECKICYNRYNMRQRKPKVLECCHRVCAKCLCKIIDFGDSPQGVIVCPFCRFETCLPDDEVSSLPDDNNILVNLAYGGKVKKCLPDNPTELLLTPKRLASLVSPSHTSSNCLVITIMEVQRESPPTLNSTPVVEFYRPTSFDSVASVPHHWTVWNCTSLLFQTSIRVLVWLLGLLYFSSLPLGIYLLVSKKVTLGVVFVSLVPSSLVILMVYGFCQCICHEFLDCMSS, encoded by the coding sequence ATGACCAGCCTACTTCCAGAAGATACTGTGGAGTCCCAGGGCTCAGATGAGCTTGAATGCAAAATCTGTTACAACCGCTATAACATGAGACAGAGAAAACCTAAAGTACTGGAGTGTTGCCACAGAGTATGTGCCAAATGTCTTTGCAAGATCATAGATTTTGGGGATTCTCCTCAGGGAGTCATTGTTTGTCCATTCTGTAGGTTTGAAACATGCCTGCCTGATGATGAGGTCAGTAGTCTTCCTGATGACAACAATATCCTTGTAAATTTGGCTTATGGAGGCAAGGTGAAGAAGTGCCTACCAGACAATCCCACAGAACTCCTGCTGACTCCCAAAAGGCTGGCCTCTCTCGTTAGCCCCTCTCACACTTCCTCCAACTGTCTGGTTATAACTATCATGGAGGTTCAGAGAGAGAGCCCTCCAACCCTGAACTCAACCCCTGTTGTGGAATTCTACAGGCCCACAAGCTTTGACTCTGTTGCATCTGTGCCTCATCACTGGACGGTGTGGAACTGTACATCCTTGCTCTTCCAGACTTCAATTCGAGTCCTAGTTTGGTTGCTAGGCTTGCTATATTTTAGTTCCTTGCCTTTAGGGATCTACTTACTGGTATCAAAGAAAGTCACCCTTGGGGTAGTCTTTGTCAGTCTTGTTCCCTCGAGTCTTGTTATTCTCATGGTTTATGGCTTTTGCCAGTGTATATGTCATGAGTTTCTGGACTGTATGTCTTCTTAA